A genome region from Hevea brasiliensis isolate MT/VB/25A 57/8 chromosome 7, ASM3005281v1, whole genome shotgun sequence includes the following:
- the LOC110634102 gene encoding uncharacterized protein LOC110634102 — protein sequence MDLMPIPVQEKANVDGEKKAKMVKSMHEQIRKLVEAKNEQYSKIVNNKRKQVRFELGDLVWLHLRKERFPNQRKSKLLPGADGPFHVVARINDNVHKVDLLGEYNVSSTFNVRDLSPYLEDDFEDGEELDLRANSNQHRRDDVPHDDMTYEGRLTESKSKLITLLACI from the coding sequence ATGGATTTGATGCCAATTCCTGTTCAAGAAAAAGCCAATGTTGATGGGGAAAAGAAGGCAAAGATGGTGAAGTCTATGCATGAGCAAATTAGAAAGCTTGTTGAGGCCAAAAATGAACAATATAGCAAAATCGTTAACAATAAGAGGAAGCAAGTGCGGTTTGAACTAGGTGATCTAGTGTGGCTTCACTTGAGGAAAGAGAGATTTCCAAATCAGAGGAAGTCCAAGCTATTGCCAGGAGCTGATGGTCCATTCCATGTGGTAGCAAGGATCAATGACAATGTCCATAAGGTGGATTTGCTCGGTGAGTATAATGTTTCTTCTACTTTCAATGTGAGGGATCTTTCTCCTTACTTAGAAGATGATTTTGAGGATGGGGAAGAATTGGATTTGAGGGCaaattcaaatcaacataggagaGATGATGTGCCACATGATGACATGACATACGAGGGTCGATTGACTGAGTCCAAAAGCAAGCTCATTACTTTGCTTGCTTGTATTTAG
- the LOC110640124 gene encoding endoglucanase 7 has translation MHSGNNWGGSFEIINGAESTTEDERSRNMEWDRGALHSQQHHHNLDETQQSWLLYPQETKKKKYVDLGCIVCSTKAFKWTLYSLLIAFVVIALPTIIAKTLPKHKSHPPPPDNYTLALHKALLFFNAQKSGKLPKNNGIPWRGDSGLQDGNDTDFKGGLVGGYYDAGDNVKFHFPMAFTMTMLSWSLIEYNHKYEAIGEYSHMRDLIKWGTDYLLLTFNSSATRIDKIYCQVGGSLNGSTTPDDHYCWERPEDMDYRRPSIFVTAGPDLAGEMAAALAAASIVFRDNDAYSKRLVKAAATVFAFAREPGRRRTYSQGQPYIEPFYNSTGYFDEYMWGATWLYYATGNVSYISLATNPGIPKNSKAFYMIPDLSVLSWDNKLPAAMLLLTRYRIFLSPGYPYEDMLQMYHNVTDLTMCSYLQQFHVFNWTKGGMIQLNHGKPQPLQFVANAAFLASLFVDYLNATGVPGFNCGPTFVSLNDLRSFATSQIDYILGKNPMNMSYIVGYGTKFPRHVHHRGASIPHDNKRYSCTGGWKWRDSRNPNPNTITGAMVGGPDRFDNFHDVRTNFNYTEPTLAGNAGLVAALVSLTSSGGIGIDKNAIFSAVPPLYPQSPPPPPPWKP, from the exons ATGCATTCAGGGAATAACTGGGGAGGATCTTTTGAGATAATCAATGGTGCAGAATCGACAACAGAGGATGAGAGGAGCCGGAACATGGAATGGGACAGGGGAGCCCTTCATTCTCAACAGCACCACCATAATCTGGACGAGACACAACAGAGCTGGTTACTCTACCCACAAGAGACCAAGAAGAAAAAGTATGTGGACTTGGGTTGTATAGTTTGCAGCACCAAGGCTTTCAAGTGGACTCTATATTCCCTTCTCATTGCCTTTGTGGTCATTGCACTTCCCACCATCATCGCCAAGACTTTGCCCAAGCACAAGTCTCATCCTCCTCCTCCTGACAATTACACTCTTGCCCTCCACAAGGCCCTCCTATTTTTCAATGCCCAGAAAT CTGGTAAATTGCCCAAGAATAATGGCATACCCTGGAGAGGGGATTCAGGGCTACAGGATGGCAATGATACAGATTTTAAGGGAGGGCTTGTCGGAGGATACTATGATGCTGGAGATAATGTCAAGTTCCATTTTCCCATGGCATTTACCATGACGATGTTGAGCTGGAGTCTCATTGAATACAATCACAAATATGAGGCCATTGGCGAGTATAGCCATATGCGAGATCTCATCAAGTGGGGTACTGATTATTTGCTCTTAACATTCAACTCCAGTGCCACAAGAATTGACAAAATTTATTGTCAG GTGGGTGGATCTCTAAATGGTTCTACAACTCCAGATGATCATTACTGCTGGGAAAGACCAGAAGACATGGATTATAGGCGACCTTCCATATTCGTAACTGCAGGCCCCGATCTTGCAGGGGAAATGGCGGCAGCTTTAGCGGCAGCCTCAATAGTGTTCCGAGACAATGATGCATACTCTAAAAGGCTTGTAAAAGCTGCAGCAACTGTCTTTGCCTTTGCCAGGGAACCTGGAAGACGCAGAACATATTCTCAAGGACAACCTTATATCGAACCCTTCTACAACTCCACTGGCTATTTTGATGAGTACATGTGGGGTGCTACGTGGTTGTACTATGCCACTGGAAATGTCAGCTacatttcattggcaaccaaccCAGGCATCCCTAAGAATTCCAAGGCATTTTACATGATTCCAGATTTGAGTGTGCTAAGTTGGGATAACAAGTTACCTGCAGCCATGCTGTTGTTAACCAGGTACAGGATATTCTTGAGTCCAGGATACCCTTACGAGGACATGTTGCAGATGTATCACAATGTGACAGATCTTACTATGTGTTCTTATCTTCAGCAGTTCCATGTATTCAACTGGACTAAAG GGGGAATGATCCAACTAAACCATGGAAAGCCACAGCCTCTTCAGTTTGTCGCTAATGCTGCTTTCTTGGCATCACTATTTGTTGATTATTTGAATGCCACTGGTGTTCCGGGATTCAACTGCGGTCCCACGTTTGTTTCATTGAACGATCTTCGGAGTTTTGCCACCTCCCAG ATAGACTACATTCTCGGTAAAAATCCCATGAATATGAGCTACATTGTGGGATATGGCACTAAGTTTCCCAGACATGTGCATCACCGTGGAGCATCAATACCCCATGACAACAAGAGGTACTCGTGCACAGGTGGATGGAAGTGGCGTGACAGCCGCAATCCCAATCCTAATACCATTACAGGAGCCATGGTTGGAGGGCCTGATAGGTTTGACAACTTCCATGATGTGCGAACCAATTTTAACTACACCGAACCAACCCTAGCTGGAAATGCAGGGCTAGTTGCTGCACTTGTCTCCCTGACTAGCAGCGGTGGCATTGGCATTGATAAGAATGCAATCTTCTCAGCAGTTCCACCACTCTACCCCCAAAGCCCACCCCCTCCTCCACCTTGGAAGCCTTGA